From Candidatus Nucleicultrix amoebiphila FS5, a single genomic window includes:
- the thyX gene encoding FAD-dependent thymidylate synthase, whose product MAKDAESVVDLKTLKGQTEPTFRVTAPEIENILYEPFPVLDHGFIRVVDYMGDDSSIVQAARISYGKGTKKVNEDRGLIRYLMRHRHTTPFEMCEIKLHVKLPLFVSREWLRHRTASINEYSGRYSILGKEFYIPQRNQLGKQSQTNRQGRGDLLNDEEANRVLEILKSDAHQVYEHYEEMLNADQEGNVLDANREGLTRELARMNLTLNYYTEWYWKIDLHNLMHFLSLRADDHAQYEIRAYAYVILDILKRWVPLTYEAFMDYRFKSAYLSKAGLEVVKRMLKGQEVQAQDVGLSPREWRELMAQLEIEDGEKQQKKRA is encoded by the coding sequence ATGGCAAAAGACGCCGAATCCGTTGTTGATTTAAAAACTCTCAAAGGTCAAACTGAACCAACTTTTCGCGTCACTGCTCCTGAAATAGAAAATATCCTATATGAGCCCTTCCCTGTCCTTGATCACGGTTTTATTCGTGTCGTTGACTATATGGGAGATGACAGCTCTATCGTTCAAGCAGCCCGTATTTCCTATGGAAAAGGCACCAAAAAAGTCAATGAAGATAGAGGGTTAATCCGCTATCTCATGAGACATCGCCACACAACACCCTTTGAAATGTGCGAAATCAAACTGCATGTAAAACTTCCTTTATTCGTTTCCCGTGAATGGTTGCGTCATCGTACAGCCAGCATTAACGAATATTCCGGGCGTTACTCTATTTTAGGCAAGGAATTTTACATCCCTCAACGTAATCAATTGGGTAAACAATCACAAACCAATCGTCAGGGTCGTGGAGACCTTTTGAATGATGAAGAAGCCAACCGCGTATTAGAAATTCTAAAAAGCGATGCTCATCAAGTCTATGAACACTATGAAGAGATGCTCAATGCTGATCAAGAAGGCAACGTACTGGATGCTAATCGTGAAGGACTGACACGAGAACTTGCTCGGATGAATTTGACATTGAATTACTATACGGAGTGGTATTGGAAAATTGACTTGCACAATCTAATGCATTTCTTAAGTTTGCGTGCTGATGATCATGCACAGTATGAGATTCGCGCTTATGCGTATGTGATTCTCGATATTCTCAAACGATGGGTTCCTCTTACCTATGAAGCCTTTATGGATTATCGTTTTAAAAGCGCTTATCTATCCAAAGCTGGGTTAGAAGTCGTCAAAAGAATGCTGAAGGGACAGGAAGTGCAAGCGCAGGATGTAGGGCTTAGTCCGCGTGAATGGCGCGAATTAATGGCCCAGCTAGAAATTGAAGATGGTGAAAAACAACAAAAGAAAAGGGCTTAA